A section of the Glandiceps talaboti chromosome 8, keGlaTala1.1, whole genome shotgun sequence genome encodes:
- the LOC144438590 gene encoding uncharacterized protein LOC144438590, whose protein sequence is MLNLLLNDKIPWVWKNQALLRTTNAWKMKLILAVVCLVQALGNGVSGDYGALLGVTDSKSLVSRDVGFGGQWDSIGGSCCVTRVEFMNDDSLIGVGTDKQLYTKSSPDTGSWEGPIPNSCCVQDISVMPDGTIVGVSMDKKLVTRDTINGQWTTVKGSKGVVRVESDCDGKLYGVTASGSVKSRNGLNGDWKQMPSRDFSAEDIAIQPDGTMLGIQEGGCGVHVYDAASGRWGPELTASSCVTSIASFDNLENIIPPATTLPPPTPEPTTLKPTTPEPTTPEPAIPCSPPSTPTNGAVTVDSYPDGSSVSYSCVDGYELEGASSSTCEDGTWSGGVPTCARNQFADCNEIYNSGQTSSGVYSITPPGSTTEISVYCNMASGGGGTVIQRRIDGSVNFERTWAEYKAGFGDPTGEYWMGNDKIHELTTTGTYNLVIDMENWAGTKYSAEYSGFSIGNEASQYVLNIGNKVGGNAVDSLSYHKGRPFCTKDRDNDNNPSYHCAQLAKGAWWFRYGQNGGMTYLCFTASLNGPRSTSCPSAIGITWYLSGWQHICMSKSTMWLKKV, encoded by the exons ATGTTAAACCTACTGTTAAACGATAAAATACCTTGGGTTTGGAAAAATCAAGCATTGCTTCGAACGACGAATGCGTGGAAGATGAAGCTGATCCTTGCTGTCGTCTGCCTTGTACAG GCTTTGGGAAATGGTGTGAGCGGAGACTATGGAG CGTTGTTAGGGGTTACCGATAGTAAAAGTCTTGTGTCAAGAGATGTCGGCTTTGGCGGCCAGTGGGATTCCATTGGTGGTAGCTGCTGTGTCACTAGAGTCGAATTCATGAATGATGATTCTTTAATCGGCGTTGGTACAGACAAACAGTTGTATACAAAATCATCACCAGACACCGGTTCCTGGGAAGGACCAATTCCCAACAGCTGCTGCGTTCAAGATATTTCGGTAATGCCTGATGGCACCATTGTTGGTGTAAGCATGGACAAAAAACTGGTAACCCGTGACACAATAAACGGCCAGTGGACTACAGTGAAAGGCAGTAAGGGAGTGGTGAGGGTTGAATCTGACTGTGATGGTAAGCTATATGGTGTAACGGCAAGTGGTTCCGTCAAATCACGTAATGGTTTAAATGGAGACTGGAAACAAATGCCAAGCAGAGATTTCAGTGCAGAGGACATAGCGATCCAACCTGACGGAACTATGCTTGGTATTCAAGAAGGTGGTTGTGGAGTGCATGTTTATGATGCGGCATCGGGTAGATGGGGACCAGAACTCACCGCCAGTAGCTGTGTCACTTCAATCGCCTCATTTGACAATTTAG AAAATATAATACCACCAGCTACGACCCTACCACCTCCAACTCCTGAGCCAACAACTCTCAAACCAACAACTCCCGAACCGACAACCCCTGAACCAGCAA TTCCATGTTCACCTCCTAGTACTCCAACCAACGGAGCAGTAACAGTGGACTCGTATCCAGATGGTTCGTCGGTATCGTACAGCTGTGTTGACGGGTATGAGCTAGAGGGGGCATCGTCGAGTACATGCGAAGATGGAACTTGGAGTGGTGGCGTCCCAACTTGTGCCAGAAACC AGTTTGCTGACTGCAATGAAATCTACAACTCCGGGCAAACATCGAGTGGGGTATATTCTATAACACCACCGGGCAGTACAACAGAAATTTCAGTATACTGTAACATGgctagtggtggtggtggaactGTCATTCAAAGACGAATTGATGGATCTGTCAATTTTGAACGCACCTGGGCAGAGTACAAAGCTGGTTTTGGTGATCCCACTGGGGAATATTGGATGGGAAATGACAAGATCCATGAACTGACAACAACGGGCACGTACAACCTCGTCATAGATATGGAAAATTGGGCAGGCACTAAGTACTCGGCTGAGTATAGCGGCTTTTCGATCGGTAATGAGGCGTCCCAATATGTTCTTAATATTGGAAACAAAGTTGGCGGCAATGCAGTTGATTCGCTATCTTACCATAAAGGTCGACCATTCTGTACCAAAGATAGAGACAATGACAACAACCCGAGTTACCACTGCGCACAATTAGCAAAAGGGGCATGGTGGTTTAGGTACGGTCAGAATGGGGGCATGACATACCTGTGTTTCACGGCTAGTCTGAATGGGCCCCGCAGTACTTCCTGTCCCAGTGCCATTGGTATTACATGGTATCTGTCCGGCTGGCAGCACATATGTATGAGCAAGTCCACTATGTGGCTAAAGAAAGTATAA